A window from Chryseobacterium vaccae encodes these proteins:
- a CDS encoding serine hydrolase domain-containing protein, translating into MKKVYLIFILNFFGILSAQNPNYKKSIDSLLNYLQEKNAFSGSVLLQKNGETIYTGNFNKFPNSSNEYRIGSVTKIFTAIITFQLIEEGKLSLNSKLNQYFPNIKNSEKITIGNMLNHTSGIYDYLQWEDYYSKKNKVFSKDEILKLINLGKPDFKPGEDSSYSNSNYVLLGYIIENLTGKSFEENLKQRIINQLDLKNTYYETSESEYGKRNISYLYNGEKWLKETDTHPSFTLSAGAVVSTTEDITKLMDALFNGKLFSKNSLAQMETANTKAFGYGLQIAPFYEKTGYGHTGRIDEFHSTVSYFPDDKLSLVIFSNGNTVKLNTIAIGILSKYYRKKYIYPDFSKYESEISPSTDKFTGVYNARLAGVITVAKFQISKAGKNHLFLSMYNNGKEGEKRLLIPKNKNIFYSPENDAEFDFTFNKKGNVTGAKLTQGKQSINCKKTM; encoded by the coding sequence ATGAAGAAAGTATATCTGATATTTATTTTGAATTTTTTTGGAATTCTGTCAGCACAAAATCCCAATTACAAAAAATCAATTGATAGTTTATTGAATTACCTGCAGGAAAAAAATGCTTTTTCAGGAAGTGTTTTGCTTCAAAAAAACGGAGAAACAATCTACACCGGAAATTTCAACAAATTCCCAAACAGTTCCAATGAATATCGAATTGGTTCAGTGACTAAAATTTTCACAGCAATTATCACATTTCAATTAATAGAAGAAGGGAAGCTTTCTTTAAACTCTAAGCTGAATCAATATTTTCCTAACATTAAAAATTCGGAAAAAATCACCATTGGAAATATGCTCAACCATACAAGCGGAATTTACGATTATTTGCAATGGGAAGATTATTACAGCAAAAAAAACAAAGTTTTTTCAAAGGATGAAATACTGAAGCTTATTAATCTCGGCAAACCCGATTTCAAACCGGGGGAAGATAGTTCCTACAGCAATTCCAATTATGTATTGTTAGGCTATATCATCGAAAACTTAACCGGAAAATCTTTCGAAGAAAATTTGAAGCAAAGAATTATTAATCAATTAGACCTGAAAAATACCTATTATGAAACTTCCGAAAGCGAATATGGCAAAAGGAATATTTCATATCTGTACAATGGAGAAAAATGGTTAAAAGAAACCGATACTCATCCCAGCTTTACTCTTTCAGCAGGTGCGGTTGTTTCCACCACTGAAGATATTACCAAACTAATGGATGCACTCTTCAATGGTAAGCTGTTTTCCAAAAACTCTCTTGCTCAAATGGAGACCGCCAATACAAAAGCATTCGGCTATGGACTACAAATTGCTCCATTCTATGAAAAAACAGGCTATGGACATACCGGCAGAATAGATGAATTTCATTCAACTGTAAGCTATTTTCCCGATGATAAACTCTCTCTGGTTATTTTTTCTAATGGAAATACGGTTAAGCTCAATACAATTGCCATCGGAATACTTTCCAAATACTATAGGAAAAAATATATTTATCCGGATTTCTCCAAATATGAAAGTGAAATTTCACCATCTACCGATAAGTTTACAGGTGTTTATAATGCAAGATTGGCTGGAGTAATCACTGTAGCTAAATTTCAGATTTCAAAAGCCGGGAAAAATCATTTATTTTTAAGCATGTATAATAATGGAAAAGAAGGAGAAAAAAGATTGTTAATCCCAAAAAATAAGAATATTTTTTATTCTCCGGAAAATGATGCAGAATTTGATTTTACATTCAATAAAAAAGGCAACGTAACCGGAGCTAAATTAACACAAGGCAAACAATCTATCAATTGTAAGAAAACGATGTAA
- the miaA gene encoding tRNA (adenosine(37)-N6)-dimethylallyltransferase MiaA — protein sequence MKNLISVVGPTGIGKTRLAIDLAKYFNTEIISCDSRQFFKEMKIGTAAPSEEELAEAPHHFIGNLSVQEYYSIGQYEEDALKKLNELFKDHDTAILVGGSMMYEKTVIEGLNDLPEADEDNQKKLQEIFENEGIEKLQEILKELDPEYFAVVDFHNHRRLLRAIDVIWQTNKKYSEQIAVSQDSRDFNVIRIGIEAPREDLYDRINRRVDLMMENGLLAEAEGLEKFKDLTALNTVGYSELFRYFDGEWDLEFAVSEIKKNSRRYAKRQLTWYRKADDIYYLQLGYSQKDFDELIEYITKGIM from the coding sequence ATGAAAAACTTAATTTCTGTCGTAGGACCTACCGGCATCGGCAAAACAAGACTGGCCATTGACCTTGCAAAATATTTCAATACGGAAATTATTTCCTGTGATTCCAGACAGTTTTTTAAAGAAATGAAAATAGGGACGGCGGCTCCTTCAGAAGAAGAACTGGCGGAAGCGCCCCATCATTTCATCGGTAATCTTTCGGTTCAGGAATATTACTCCATTGGACAGTATGAAGAAGATGCACTGAAAAAACTCAACGAACTTTTTAAAGATCATGACACCGCTATCCTTGTCGGTGGAAGTATGATGTATGAAAAAACCGTGATTGAAGGGCTGAACGATCTGCCGGAAGCGGATGAAGATAATCAGAAAAAACTTCAGGAGATTTTTGAAAATGAAGGGATAGAAAAACTTCAGGAGATTTTAAAAGAACTGGATCCGGAATATTTTGCTGTTGTAGATTTTCATAATCACAGAAGACTTTTACGGGCCATTGACGTTATTTGGCAGACGAATAAAAAATATTCAGAACAGATTGCTGTTTCCCAGGATTCAAGAGATTTCAATGTGATTCGCATCGGAATTGAAGCTCCGAGAGAAGATCTCTATGACAGAATCAACAGAAGGGTAGACCTAATGATGGAGAATGGCTTACTGGCCGAAGCGGAAGGTCTGGAAAAATTTAAAGATTTAACCGCTTTGAATACGGTTGGTTATTCAGAACTTTTCAGATATTTTGACGGGGAATGGGATCTGGAATTTGCTGTTTCGGAGATCAAAAAGAACAGCCGGAGATATGCCAAACGTCAATTAACCTGGTATAGAAAAGCGGACGATATTTATTATTTGCAATTGGGATATTCGCAGAAGGACTTTGATGAATTAATTGAGTATATTACCAAGGGAATCATGTAA
- a CDS encoding YicC family protein, with protein MTGFGRAEDVFEGKKITIDIKSLNSKSFDLNIKVPLRYKEKEFDIRKILNDRIIRGKVDCYINLENLEESNDVKINKSLIDSYINELRNIASDGPDFEYLKMAVRMPDAITSRPDELTEGEWEALAKIVNAAVDRFEEFRRTEGKILHEELERNVQNIDKYLSQVIPFEEERIVSVKERYQKTLKEFENVDETRFYQEMAYFTEKLDISEEKVRLTQHLKYYKEVMDNEDFNGKKLGFISQEIGREINTLGSKANHAEIQKLVVKMKDDLEKIKEQTLNVL; from the coding sequence ATGACCGGATTCGGTAGAGCCGAAGATGTTTTTGAAGGAAAAAAGATTACAATAGATATTAAATCTCTGAACAGCAAAAGCTTTGATTTGAATATCAAAGTTCCTTTACGCTATAAAGAAAAAGAATTCGATATCAGAAAAATTCTGAATGACAGAATTATCCGCGGAAAGGTAGACTGCTACATCAATCTGGAGAACCTTGAGGAATCCAATGATGTGAAGATCAATAAAAGTTTAATTGACTCTTATATCAATGAGCTCCGAAACATCGCTTCAGACGGCCCTGATTTTGAATACCTGAAAATGGCCGTACGAATGCCTGACGCTATTACTTCCAGACCTGACGAACTTACAGAAGGAGAATGGGAAGCACTGGCAAAGATTGTAAATGCGGCTGTTGACCGTTTCGAAGAGTTCAGAAGAACGGAAGGTAAAATCCTGCATGAAGAACTGGAAAGAAATGTTCAGAATATTGATAAATACCTTTCGCAGGTTATTCCTTTTGAAGAAGAAAGAATTGTAAGTGTGAAGGAACGTTATCAGAAAACGTTAAAAGAGTTTGAAAATGTTGATGAAACCCGTTTTTATCAGGAAATGGCGTATTTCACTGAAAAACTTGATATTTCAGAAGAAAAAGTAAGACTTACCCAGCATCTGAAATATTACAAAGAAGTAATGGACAACGAGGATTTCAATGGAAAAAAACTTGGTTTTATTTCACAGGAAATCGGAAGAGAAATCAACACTCTGGGTTCAAAAGCAAACCATGCTGAAATCCAGAAGCTGGTCGTTAAAATGAAGGATGACCTGGAAAAAATTAAAGAACAGACGCTCAACGTATTATAG
- the gmk gene encoding guanylate kinase — MDKVIIFSAPSGSGKTTLVKHSLETFPELEFSISCTTRQPRGSEVHAVDYHFLSPDEFRQKISEDAFVEYEEVYTDKYYGTLKSEVEKIWKQGKVVIFDVDVKGGISLKKYFGEKALSIFIEPPSIEELERRLISRNTDDAETIKIRVAKAEEEMAYAAEFDRIVINTDLDVAKKEIESLIKNFIGN; from the coding sequence ATGGATAAAGTAATCATATTTTCAGCGCCTTCAGGAAGCGGAAAAACTACATTGGTAAAACATTCTCTGGAAACTTTTCCGGAACTGGAATTTTCAATTTCATGCACTACACGGCAGCCGAGAGGCAGCGAAGTACATGCCGTAGACTATCATTTTTTAAGTCCTGATGAATTCAGACAGAAAATTTCAGAAGATGCTTTTGTAGAATATGAAGAAGTATATACTGATAAATATTACGGTACTTTAAAATCTGAAGTGGAAAAGATCTGGAAGCAAGGGAAAGTAGTGATCTTTGATGTAGATGTAAAAGGAGGAATCTCTCTGAAAAAATATTTCGGAGAAAAAGCCCTTTCAATCTTCATTGAACCACCTTCCATTGAAGAATTGGAACGAAGATTGATTTCCAGAAACACAGATGATGCAGAAACCATCAAAATTCGTGTAGCCAAGGCAGAAGAAGAAATGGCCTATGCTGCAGAATTTGACAGGATCGTGATTAACACTGATCTTGATGTAGCAAAAAAAGAAATAGAAAGTTTAATAAAAAATTTTATCGGAAATTAA
- the nadA gene encoding quinolinate synthase NadA, with protein sequence MSTETLEKAKAAIPVRGYLDIKDIMIPQGEELVKAILKLKEEKNAVILAHYYQPGEIQDIADFLGDSLQLARQAKDTNADMIVFCGVHFMAEAAKILNPTKKVVLPDTMAGCSLADGCSGEGLRKMREQHPNALIATYINCNAETKAESDIIVTSSNAETVIEALPKDRPIIFAPDKNLGRYLSQKTGRDMILWDGSCVVHEAFSMERIAKQLAESPDAKLIAHPESEEAVLKLAHFIGSTSALLNYVEKDDCQKFIIATEEGILHEMRKRAPHKELIPALVFDESCNCSECFYMKRNTMEKLYLCMKYELPEILIDEELRLKALKPIEAMLDLSKSIK encoded by the coding sequence ATGAGTACCGAAACATTAGAAAAAGCCAAAGCAGCTATTCCTGTGAGGGGATATCTGGATATTAAAGATATAATGATCCCTCAGGGTGAAGAATTGGTGAAAGCTATTCTTAAACTGAAGGAAGAAAAAAATGCTGTAATCCTCGCCCATTACTACCAGCCGGGAGAAATTCAGGATATTGCTGACTTTCTGGGAGATTCTTTACAACTTGCAAGACAGGCTAAAGACACCAACGCTGATATGATTGTATTCTGCGGAGTACATTTCATGGCAGAAGCTGCTAAAATCTTAAACCCGACTAAAAAAGTAGTTCTTCCTGATACGATGGCAGGATGCTCACTGGCAGATGGATGCTCAGGGGAAGGATTAAGAAAAATGCGCGAACAGCATCCTAATGCCTTAATTGCAACATACATCAACTGTAATGCTGAAACAAAAGCAGAAAGTGATATTATCGTAACCAGTTCCAATGCTGAAACCGTTATTGAAGCTCTTCCGAAAGACCGCCCGATTATCTTTGCACCGGATAAAAACCTGGGAAGATATTTATCCCAGAAAACCGGCCGTGATATGATTCTTTGGGACGGAAGTTGTGTCGTTCACGAAGCATTTTCCATGGAAAGAATTGCAAAACAGCTGGCAGAATCTCCTGATGCAAAATTAATTGCACACCCGGAAAGTGAAGAAGCCGTTTTAAAGCTGGCCCACTTCATCGGTTCTACCTCAGCCCTGCTGAATTATGTGGAAAAAGACGACTGCCAGAAATTCATTATCGCCACGGAAGAAGGAATTCTGCATGAGATGAGAAAGCGTGCTCCACACAAAGAACTGATTCCTGCTCTTGTTTTTGATGAAAGCTGCAACTGCTCAGAGTGTTTCTATATGAAAAGAAACACCATGGAAAAATTGTATCTGTGCATGAAATATGAACTTCCGGAAATTCTTATCGACGAAGAATTAAGATTAAAGGCATTGAAGCCAATTGAAGCGATGCTGGATCTTTCAAAATCAATCAAATAA
- a CDS encoding bacteriocin-like protein yields MKNLKKLSREEKSKISGGFTEFQIETCGGAAYVCFRGGGAWGCWRKPGGTCYPPMV; encoded by the coding sequence ATGAAAAATTTAAAAAAACTTTCAAGAGAAGAGAAAAGTAAGATCAGCGGTGGTTTTACCGAATTTCAAATTGAGACTTGCGGTGGTGCGGCGTATGTATGCTTCCGTGGAGGCGGTGCATGGGGATGCTGGAGAAAACCGGGCGGAACCTGCTATCCTCCTATGGTGTAA
- a CDS encoding bacteriocin-like protein — MKNLKKLNRESLKSIKGGDVCYENCPPGPYGPGLPRSCDAFHALPACCQSRVLVHADCFPQ; from the coding sequence ATGAAAAATTTAAAGAAACTGAACCGAGAAAGTTTAAAGTCAATTAAGGGAGGTGATGTATGTTATGAAAACTGTCCTCCGGGACCTTACGGGCCAGGATTACCAAGATCCTGTGATGCTTTTCATGCGTTGCCTGCCTGCTGCCAATCCAGAGTATTGGTACATGCCGACTGCTTTCCTCAATAG
- the folB gene encoding dihydroneopterin aldolase: MSKIYLEDIKIYAYHGVLPEENIIGTYYILNSELHTDLWKAAETDDLNDTISYADINAIIHQEMAIQSKLLEHVAGRIILKIHESFPQVSYIKLRVTKTSPPMQGEMKGASIELEKSFKPDNH, from the coding sequence ATGAGCAAAATATATCTTGAAGATATTAAAATATATGCCTATCACGGAGTGCTTCCAGAAGAAAACATCATCGGTACCTACTATATTTTAAATTCAGAGCTGCATACTGATCTATGGAAAGCAGCAGAAACCGATGATCTGAATGACACCATAAGCTATGCAGACATCAACGCCATCATCCATCAGGAAATGGCCATTCAATCTAAGCTTCTGGAACATGTTGCAGGAAGGATTATTTTAAAGATTCATGAAAGTTTCCCACAGGTTTCCTACATTAAGTTAAGAGTAACCAAAACCTCACCTCCTATGCAGGGAGAAATGAAAGGAGCCAGCATTGAACTGGAAAAAAGTTTCAAACCTGATAATCATTAA
- a CDS encoding DUF4403 family protein gives MKSIKILFLLSFGIIFGQTNTASQAPVYNFPKMKSSITMPVTIPLSEISNMINATVKDLVYQDDSYTDNNNDQFKVKVWKTRPIRLVGGTSQNILIEVPLRIWAEKGIGTLGVYSYQNTTFETVMSFNTSITFNNNWTISTTTRPNGFRWVTKPVLDYGKIQIPITSIVEKSLKEQQEKFSKTIDQQMTTQLNFQQYAVMAWNVFSQPFNISEEYNTWLKVSPISVNITPLKFYGNQIDTNIGIDVYSETFTGSKPAATQPIKTVGNFTVSSALADQFLLQTTANIPFTEASNIARNMFLNKEYDVRGSKVKIKDIRVYGIDDRVVIEAETEGYVNGRALISGIPVYDDAKKKIVLSNTKFNLKTANILQKTATLLFKGKIVKMIEDEYGIPTQDLELASKKSIEEAFNKEYYKGLKMNGKVFSLKPGKILMNPSGITAVIDTNASLKLTVSGL, from the coding sequence TTGAAATCCATCAAAATATTATTTCTTCTAAGTTTTGGCATCATTTTCGGCCAGACCAATACAGCCAGCCAGGCTCCTGTTTATAATTTTCCCAAGATGAAGTCCAGCATTACAATGCCGGTAACAATTCCTCTTTCGGAGATCAGCAATATGATCAATGCTACTGTAAAAGATCTGGTGTATCAGGATGATTCTTATACGGATAACAACAACGATCAGTTTAAGGTAAAGGTCTGGAAAACCCGTCCGATTCGTTTGGTAGGTGGCACCAGTCAGAATATACTGATCGAGGTTCCGTTAAGAATCTGGGCAGAGAAAGGTATTGGCACATTAGGAGTTTACTCCTATCAGAATACAACCTTTGAAACAGTGATGTCTTTTAATACCTCTATTACATTCAATAATAACTGGACCATATCTACAACTACCCGGCCTAATGGGTTCAGATGGGTAACCAAACCGGTACTGGACTATGGGAAGATTCAGATCCCCATAACCTCTATTGTTGAAAAAAGCCTGAAAGAACAACAAGAAAAATTCAGCAAAACGATCGACCAGCAGATGACTACCCAGTTGAATTTTCAGCAGTATGCTGTAATGGCGTGGAATGTTTTTTCTCAGCCTTTTAATATTTCAGAAGAATATAATACCTGGCTGAAAGTAAGCCCAATCAGCGTTAATATTACTCCGTTGAAATTTTATGGAAACCAAATCGATACCAATATCGGGATTGATGTGTATTCTGAAACATTTACAGGAAGTAAACCTGCAGCTACCCAGCCGATAAAAACTGTGGGCAATTTCACTGTATCTTCTGCACTGGCTGATCAATTTTTGCTTCAGACAACCGCCAATATTCCTTTTACCGAAGCTTCGAATATTGCAAGAAATATGTTTTTAAACAAAGAATATGATGTTCGAGGGTCTAAAGTGAAAATTAAAGACATCAGAGTATACGGCATTGATGACAGGGTGGTTATTGAAGCGGAAACCGAAGGATATGTCAACGGACGGGCCCTGATATCCGGTATTCCGGTGTATGATGATGCGAAAAAGAAAATTGTATTGTCTAACACAAAATTCAACCTTAAAACTGCCAATATCCTGCAGAAAACCGCTACCCTATTGTTTAAGGGGAAAATCGTAAAAATGATTGAAGATGAATACGGAATTCCAACCCAGGATCTGGAACTCGCCTCTAAAAAAAGTATTGAAGAAGCTTTCAACAAAGAATATTATAAAGGCTTAAAAATGAATGGAAAAGTATTCAGTCTGAAACCGGGAAAAATTCTCATGAATCCTTCAGGTATCACAGCTGTTATTGATACCAACGCATCCTTAAAATTAACGGTTAGCGGCCTATAA
- a CDS encoding RDD family protein produces MKKLFKIIEDNKASQGLRLANFIIDRIVVYALFFLYGTFSVLSYELLSIDFFLNIANKLSTLSRFEDILITTTVYFLYLFFMEYFTKGRTIGKYVTGTKVMSTDGTIPTLQEFFIRNISRLVPFDILSFLGSNGWHDNWSDTRVVNIKKYTLDKQRKEEINSMGTKEIA; encoded by the coding sequence ATGAAAAAACTTTTTAAAATTATTGAGGACAATAAAGCCTCACAAGGTCTCAGGCTGGCTAATTTTATTATTGACCGGATTGTAGTATACGCTCTTTTTTTCCTGTATGGAACCTTTTCTGTACTTTCATACGAGTTATTAAGTATTGATTTTTTTCTGAATATTGCAAACAAATTATCTACATTGAGCAGATTTGAGGATATTTTGATAACCACAACAGTTTATTTTCTGTATCTGTTTTTCATGGAATATTTTACAAAAGGAAGAACCATTGGTAAATATGTTACAGGAACCAAAGTAATGAGTACCGACGGCACAATACCTACTCTGCAGGAATTTTTTATAAGAAATATTTCCAGATTAGTGCCTTTTGATATACTGTCTTTCCTGGGAAGCAACGGATGGCATGACAACTGGAGCGATACCAGAGTGGTGAATATAAAAAAATATACCCTTGATAAACAGCGCAAAGAGGAGATAAACAGCATGGGCACAAAAGAAATTGCTTAA
- a CDS encoding glutathione synthase, with amino-acid sequence MAHRNFKKEDFEKDQNEYQLEFKIDEIGKGLDLIVERKNRQGEYEVIQAEIKRLNDLIFICWSEPFDGRVIYNE; translated from the coding sequence ATGGCACACAGAAATTTCAAAAAAGAAGACTTTGAGAAAGATCAGAATGAATATCAGCTGGAATTTAAAATTGATGAGATTGGTAAAGGTCTGGACCTGATTGTTGAAAGAAAAAACAGACAGGGTGAATATGAAGTAATCCAGGCAGAAATTAAAAGACTTAATGATCTTATTTTTATCTGCTGGAGTGAACCGTTTGACGGAAGGGTAATCTATAATGAATAA
- a CDS encoding glycosyltransferase family 2 protein: MIRFSILIANYNNGKYFKDCYNSLISQSYRNWEVIIVDDASTDDSVEIIEAVIKNDPRFKIYHNPSNQGCGYTKRECMKYATGEICAYLDPDDALYTDALEKTIQEFINNSDIAATYSQMMLCDENLIPEKVYAGTKQIYNSRYFFNCPTQFAHFFTFKKETYLKTSGINPALKSAVDQDLYLKILEHGDVKYIKEPLYLYRLHSNGISQQSSKQGAKESFAKVIHETMKRRGIRKINNQKVPETYTNQQEIYQLLNYQTQKLHRLINKVKVTFNI, encoded by the coding sequence GTGATAAGATTCTCTATACTTATAGCCAACTATAATAATGGGAAGTATTTTAAAGACTGCTATAACTCTCTGATCAGCCAATCTTATAGAAATTGGGAGGTTATAATTGTTGATGATGCCTCTACGGATGATTCTGTAGAAATAATTGAAGCGGTCATTAAAAATGATCCTCGTTTCAAAATCTATCATAATCCATCCAATCAAGGCTGCGGCTATACCAAAAGAGAATGCATGAAATATGCAACCGGGGAAATCTGCGCCTATCTGGATCCTGATGATGCTTTGTATACGGATGCTTTAGAAAAAACAATACAGGAATTCATCAACAACAGCGACATTGCAGCTACCTATTCCCAGATGATGCTGTGCGATGAAAATCTTATCCCAGAAAAGGTATATGCAGGAACCAAGCAAATCTATAACAGCCGCTATTTCTTTAATTGTCCTACTCAATTTGCTCATTTCTTCACGTTTAAAAAAGAAACCTATTTAAAGACTTCAGGAATTAATCCCGCTCTTAAAAGTGCAGTAGATCAGGATTTGTATTTAAAAATACTTGAGCACGGAGACGTAAAATATATTAAAGAACCATTGTACCTATACAGGCTTCATTCTAACGGCATTTCTCAGCAAAGTTCCAAGCAGGGAGCAAAAGAATCTTTCGCGAAAGTCATCCATGAAACCATGAAGAGAAGGGGAATCCGCAAAATTAATAATCAGAAAGTTCCCGAGACGTATACTAATCAGCAGGAAATCTATCAGCTTCTGAACTATCAGACTCAAAAGCTGCACAGGCTGATCAACAAAGTAAAAGTAACATTCAATATATAA
- a CDS encoding YMGG-like glycine zipper-containing protein, whose translation MKKIVLAGFLSVFLLTACKKDERTAEKSLEQQKLEFQARQLEIEKQKLAIEKEKLVYEAQKKADSIAEDKKSKTAAANNSKPQIIRETKTIYRDRGSNSNSGSGNYANNGSNASQGTTQQKKGMSKAAKGTIIGAVGGAAAGAIIAKKNRGLGAVIGGVVGGATGYTIGRSQDRKDGRVQPRN comes from the coding sequence ATGAAAAAGATAGTATTAGCAGGTTTTTTATCCGTTTTTTTACTAACGGCCTGCAAGAAAGACGAAAGGACAGCAGAAAAGTCTCTGGAACAGCAGAAACTTGAATTTCAGGCCAGACAGCTTGAAATAGAAAAACAGAAACTGGCTATTGAAAAAGAAAAGCTGGTATATGAAGCTCAGAAAAAGGCAGACAGCATTGCAGAAGATAAAAAATCAAAAACTGCAGCAGCCAATAATTCAAAACCTCAGATCATAAGAGAAACAAAAACCATATACAGAGACAGAGGGTCCAATTCCAATTCAGGAAGCGGAAATTATGCAAACAACGGAAGCAATGCTTCACAAGGTACAACCCAGCAGAAAAAAGGGATGAGTAAGGCAGCCAAAGGAACAATCATTGGTGCCGTAGGTGGAGCTGCTGCAGGAGCGATTATCGCTAAGAAAAACAGAGGTCTTGGTGCCGTGATTGGTGGTGTAGTTGGTGGTGCAACCGGATATACTATCGGTAGATCACAGGACAGAAAAGACGGAAGAGTACAGCCTCGTAATTAA
- a CDS encoding LIC_10190 family membrane protein, with protein MVLLLFSCILIIPVLAGWGKITGSFFGSLYEGISANILSGILGLSLIWTILAFFIPINIYIEIPVILTGLFFFFRNKLYQYFYYFSKKDITLIAGISMIILYCSSFYPYILDHFGYYVPTIQWLTEYGLVKGISNLDLTLGQMSVWHIFQAGFSGFSDPFLRINALLLIIYVMYIFERKSWIQLCFLPILLLFSQSPSPDLPVITLSLIILNEILTGNKKSNLLFAFSAFVFAIKPTMIWLPILTFFFTVFTLKTKFSSLIFGFSILLLFFIKNIWTFGYPVFPVAIADLGIGWKPNPDILNTSSQYAIQKTFDMQYSYEEIQKFTFRDHVKNWLTLKGIKSKINLLFIISLILFTAFAFFKKKRIITIICLSLLIKSIFVLLFSAQYRFFIDVFFVIFFVVLFQYFNKKRSVFIFAAGSLILMFILTLPSFIQQYIPSFRPGSFMAGFKKEQLYKPSVYQYKKYNTFEVGNLRFNISENYPFNFDTPLPAISESFLSDDVHSGIFPQCIDEKNIKKGFIWKKLSPKEKKEAEKVIHTIKNTDKQN; from the coding sequence ATGGTCCTACTTCTCTTTTCCTGTATTCTTATCATCCCGGTTCTGGCAGGCTGGGGGAAGATCACAGGATCTTTTTTCGGATCGCTGTATGAAGGCATTTCAGCAAATATATTGTCCGGAATATTAGGATTAAGTCTCATCTGGACCATTTTAGCTTTTTTTATTCCTATTAATATATATATAGAAATCCCCGTTATATTGACAGGTCTTTTCTTTTTTTTCAGGAATAAATTATATCAGTATTTTTATTATTTTTCAAAAAAAGACATTACCCTGATAGCAGGTATTTCAATGATTATCCTGTATTGTAGTTCTTTCTATCCTTATATATTGGATCATTTCGGATATTATGTCCCTACAATACAATGGCTTACAGAATATGGTCTGGTAAAAGGTATTTCCAATCTGGATCTTACCTTGGGACAAATGTCGGTATGGCATATTTTCCAGGCTGGATTTTCTGGCTTCTCAGATCCGTTTTTAAGAATTAATGCTCTTCTTCTTATCATATATGTAATGTATATTTTTGAGAGAAAAAGCTGGATACAATTATGCTTTCTACCAATATTGCTTCTTTTTTCACAATCACCATCTCCGGATCTTCCTGTGATCACCCTCTCCTTAATTATTCTGAATGAAATACTGACCGGAAATAAAAAGTCCAATCTTCTTTTTGCCTTTTCAGCTTTTGTTTTTGCGATAAAACCCACCATGATATGGCTTCCGATCCTGACTTTCTTCTTTACTGTTTTTACCCTTAAAACTAAATTCAGCAGTCTGATCTTTGGGTTTTCAATACTCCTGTTATTTTTTATTAAAAACATATGGACATTCGGCTACCCGGTTTTCCCTGTTGCTATTGCAGATCTTGGAATAGGATGGAAACCTAATCCTGATATATTGAATACTTCTTCACAATATGCCATTCAAAAAACATTTGATATGCAGTACTCCTATGAAGAAATTCAGAAGTTTACTTTTAGGGATCACGTTAAAAACTGGCTCACCTTAAAAGGGATTAAATCAAAGATCAACCTTCTTTTTATCATAAGCCTTATCCTGTTTACCGCTTTTGCTTTCTTTAAAAAGAAAAGGATTATCACCATAATCTGCCTGTCACTGCTGATAAAAAGCATATTTGTTTTACTTTTTTCCGCTCAGTACCGCTTTTTTATTGATGTATTTTTTGTAATATTTTTCGTAGTACTGTTTCAGTATTTTAACAAGAAAAGATCAGTATTTATCTTTGCAGCCGGCAGCCTGATTTTGATGTTCATTCTCACACTTCCCTCTTTTATCCAACAGTACATTCCTAGTTTCAGACCCGGAAGTTTTATGGCTGGATTTAAAAAAGAGCAATTGTATAAACCTTCTGTCTATCAGTATAAAAAATACAATACATTTGAAGTAGGAAACTTAAGGTTTAATATTTCCGAAAACTATCCTTTTAATTTTGACACTCCTCTTCCTGCGATTTCAGAAAGTTTCCTTTCAGACGATGTACATTCAGGAATTTTCCCACAGTGTATAGATGAAAAAAATATAAAAAAGGGATTCATCTGGAAAAAACTGTCCCCCAAAGAAAAGAAAGAAGCAGAAAAGGTTATTCATACTATCAAAAACACTGATAAACAGAACTAA